A stretch of Pelagicoccus sp. SDUM812003 DNA encodes these proteins:
- the coaE gene encoding dephospho-CoA kinase (Dephospho-CoA kinase (CoaE) performs the final step in coenzyme A biosynthesis.): MQIGLTGGIGCGKSTVAKRFAERGFQTLDCDRIVHDLLAEDADTIAAVERLFGPEVLKPGGGVDRAALGERVFSDKALLGELESLLHPRVRERWSKAASQGGDWVIEIPLLFEKNLQKNVDITICVFSDLETQVERLEKRGLNRSQALARMNRQMPLSEKAELADFVILNDGSLTALDEQLDCLIPRIKKLH, from the coding sequence ATGCAGATAGGTCTGACAGGCGGAATCGGTTGCGGGAAGTCCACGGTGGCGAAGCGCTTCGCCGAGCGCGGGTTTCAAACGCTGGACTGCGACCGGATCGTGCATGATCTGCTGGCCGAGGACGCGGATACCATCGCGGCTGTGGAAAGGCTGTTTGGTCCGGAGGTGCTGAAACCTGGAGGCGGGGTGGATCGCGCTGCCTTGGGCGAGCGCGTTTTCTCTGACAAGGCCCTGCTTGGAGAGCTGGAGTCGCTCCTCCATCCGCGGGTGCGCGAGCGCTGGTCCAAGGCTGCTTCGCAAGGGGGGGATTGGGTCATCGAGATCCCGCTGCTCTTCGAAAAAAACCTACAGAAAAACGTTGATATTACGATTTGCGTATTCTCTGATCTCGAGACGCAAGTCGAACGGCTTGAGAAGAGAGGCCTGAATCGTTCTCAAGCGTTGGCCCGCATGAATCGGCAGATGCCGCTGTCGGAGAAGGCAGAACTAGCGGATTTCGTCATCTTGAATGATGGATCCTTGACTGCCCTCGACGAACAACTGGATTGTCTGATCCCCCGCATAAAAAAACTCCACTAG